A single Paracoccus pantotrophus DNA region contains:
- a CDS encoding NADH:ubiquinone oxidoreductase subunit NDUFA12, whose product MSFLLRFLTWWNSQTLNTQVWTKLYGEKVGEDDQGNVYYQSGGGKRRWVIYNGESEASRISPEWHGWLHHTYKEPPTAAPLPHKPWEKPHEPNLTGTPAAYHPAGSLYRAQPVERRDYDAWQPE is encoded by the coding sequence ATGTCGTTTCTGCTGCGCTTTCTGACCTGGTGGAACAGCCAGACCTTGAACACCCAGGTCTGGACCAAGCTTTACGGCGAAAAGGTCGGCGAGGACGATCAGGGCAATGTCTATTACCAGTCCGGCGGCGGCAAGCGGCGCTGGGTGATCTATAACGGCGAATCCGAGGCAAGCCGCATCTCGCCCGAATGGCACGGCTGGCTGCATCACACCTACAAGGAGCCGCCGACCGCGGCCCCTCTGCCGCACAAGCCCTGGGAAAAGCCGCATGAGCCAAACCTGACCGGCACGCCTGCCGCCTATCACCCGGCGGGCTCGCTCTATCGCGCGCAGCCGGTCGAGCGGCGCGACTACGACGCCTGGCAGCCCGAGTAG
- the mlaD gene encoding outer membrane lipid asymmetry maintenance protein MlaD encodes MNTAAERAELWVGAAVLAVAAGFLAWSTAGGRLGAQLAGGYELRAAFPNVDGIEVGTDVRVAGVRVGRVSAVQLNPQTYFAEARLRLPDSIRLPSDSAALIQSDGLLGGAYIELQPGGAPDNLAPGDEIEDVQGAVSLISLMMKFVDAQSTDDSP; translated from the coding sequence ATGAACACCGCCGCCGAACGGGCCGAGCTCTGGGTTGGTGCGGCGGTTCTGGCCGTGGCGGCCGGGTTCCTGGCCTGGTCCACCGCCGGCGGCAGGCTGGGCGCGCAGCTGGCCGGCGGCTATGAGCTGCGCGCGGCCTTTCCGAACGTCGACGGCATCGAGGTCGGCACCGATGTCCGCGTCGCCGGCGTCCGGGTGGGGCGGGTGTCGGCGGTCCAGCTGAACCCGCAGACCTATTTCGCCGAGGCGCGTCTGCGCCTGCCCGACAGCATCCGCCTGCCCAGCGACAGCGCGGCGCTGATCCAGTCGGACGGGCTGCTGGGCGGCGCCTATATCGAATTGCAGCCGGGCGGCGCGCCCGACAACCTGGCACCCGGCGACGAGATCGAGGATGTGCAGGGCGCGGTCAGCCTGATCTCGCTGATGATGAAATTCGTGGATGCGCAAAGCACGGACGACAGCCCATGA
- a CDS encoding DUF2155 domain-containing protein, protein MTDLLTRACLCLLLAASPVLAQEEEPAEDQQLMIDPAFSDDPDAVVPVEPSAAERQRAAEAARGPETARGTGAQLRGLDKITGRTQDFTLAVGESVAFGRLQLSLAECRYPAADPTSDAYAELTITDSQANARLFAGWMIASSPALSALDDPRYDVWVISCNRA, encoded by the coding sequence ATGACCGACCTTCTGACCCGCGCCTGCCTGTGCCTGCTGCTGGCCGCCAGCCCCGTCCTCGCCCAGGAGGAGGAGCCGGCCGAGGACCAGCAGCTGATGATCGACCCGGCCTTCAGCGACGATCCCGATGCGGTGGTCCCCGTCGAGCCCTCGGCGGCCGAGCGCCAGCGCGCCGCCGAAGCCGCGCGCGGCCCCGAGACGGCGCGCGGCACCGGCGCGCAGCTGCGCGGGCTCGACAAGATCACCGGCCGGACCCAGGATTTCACCCTGGCCGTGGGCGAGTCGGTCGCCTTCGGCCGGCTTCAGCTCAGCCTGGCGGAATGCCGCTATCCGGCAGCGGACCCGACCTCGGATGCCTATGCCGAGCTAACGATCACCGACAGCCAGGCCAATGCGCGGCTGTTTGCGGGCTGGATGATCGCCTCGTCCCCGGCGCTTTCGGCGCTGGACGATCCGCGCTATGACGTCTGGGTGATTTCCTGCAACAGGGCCTGA
- the accB gene encoding acetyl-CoA carboxylase biotin carboxyl carrier protein: MSDESKNAGQDKRHHEGDVAFIQALAELLDRNELTELTVKREYDENDRLTVSLSKHQKQAAPAAFAAPAAMAPAAAPAPAPAAAPASEDPASLPGVVTSPMVGTAYLAPEPGATPFVAIGQQVKEGETLMIVEAMKTMNHIPSPRSGTVKRILVDDGSPVEFGAPLMVVE; this comes from the coding sequence ATGAGCGACGAATCCAAAAACGCTGGTCAAGACAAGCGCCACCACGAGGGCGATGTCGCCTTCATTCAGGCCCTGGCCGAACTGCTCGATCGCAACGAATTGACCGAACTGACCGTCAAGCGCGAATATGACGAAAACGACCGGCTGACCGTCAGCCTGTCCAAGCACCAGAAACAGGCCGCGCCGGCCGCCTTTGCCGCCCCCGCGGCGATGGCCCCTGCCGCCGCGCCCGCCCCGGCCCCGGCTGCAGCCCCCGCCAGCGAGGATCCGGCCAGCCTGCCCGGCGTCGTGACCTCGCCCATGGTCGGCACCGCCTATCTGGCGCCCGAGCCCGGCGCGACGCCCTTCGTCGCCATCGGCCAGCAGGTCAAGGAAGGCGAGACGCTGATGATCGTCGAGGCGATGAAGACGATGAACCATATCCCCTCGCCCCGCTCGGGCACGGTCAAGCGCATCCTTGTCGACGACGGCAGCCCGGTCGAGTTCGGCGCCCCCCTGATGGTCGTCGAGTGA
- the tkt gene encoding transketolase: MDIAARRKADPAHWRLATAIRALSMDAVEAANSGHPGMPMGMADVATVLFRNHLKFDAAAPNWFDRDRFVLSAGHGSMLIYSLLYLTGYEQMSIDQIRNFRQWGSITAGHPEFGHAEGVETTTGPLGQGIATAVGFAIAEEAMRAQFGEALCSHKTWVIAGDGCLMEGISQEAVGLAGHQKLKNLIVLWDNNDITIDGRVSLSDSTDQLKRFEASGWRTLSCDGHDPADIERALADAASGKDDRPVLVACRTIIGFGAPNKQDSSGVHGSALGAAEIAAAREALGWEAPAFTVPEDILADWRAIGARGRAEREAWAARVDAAENRDEFARRISGGVSDRLAPTIAALKEQALASKPKVATRKASEMVLEVVNPELPETLGGSADLTGSNNTKTKDLGVFTPENRQGRYIHYGIREHGMAAAMNGIWLHGGLRPYGGTFMCFTDYARGAMRLSALMGLPVTYVMTHDSIGLGEDGPTHQPVEHLAICRATPNTLTLRPCDLIETAEAWEIALSSESTPTVMALSRQNLPLLREDAGAENLSARGAYVLREASAAPRVILMASGSEVEIAVTARETLEAEGVPTRVVSVPSMELFRDQEAEYRRQILPAGTVRVAIEAAVRQPWDWLLLGERGREEASGFIGMTGFGASAPAPTLYKEFGITAEATVAEARRLLG, translated from the coding sequence GCCATCCCGGCATGCCGATGGGCATGGCCGACGTCGCCACGGTCCTGTTCCGCAACCACCTGAAATTCGACGCGGCCGCGCCGAACTGGTTCGACCGCGACCGCTTCGTTCTGTCGGCGGGCCACGGCTCGATGCTGATCTATTCGCTGCTCTACCTGACCGGCTACGAGCAGATGTCGATCGACCAGATCCGCAATTTCCGGCAATGGGGCTCGATCACCGCCGGCCATCCGGAATTCGGCCATGCCGAGGGCGTCGAGACGACGACCGGCCCGCTGGGCCAGGGCATCGCCACCGCCGTCGGCTTCGCCATCGCCGAAGAGGCGATGCGCGCCCAGTTCGGCGAGGCGCTGTGCAGCCACAAGACCTGGGTCATCGCCGGCGACGGCTGCCTGATGGAGGGCATCAGCCAAGAGGCCGTCGGCCTGGCCGGCCACCAGAAGCTGAAGAACCTGATCGTCCTTTGGGACAATAACGACATCACCATCGACGGCCGGGTGTCGCTGTCGGATTCGACGGACCAACTGAAACGCTTCGAAGCCTCGGGCTGGCGCACGCTTTCCTGCGACGGCCACGACCCCGCCGATATCGAGCGCGCGCTGGCCGATGCCGCCAGCGGCAAGGACGACCGCCCGGTGCTGGTCGCCTGCAGGACCATCATCGGCTTCGGCGCGCCCAACAAGCAGGACAGTTCGGGCGTGCATGGCTCGGCGCTCGGCGCGGCCGAGATCGCCGCCGCGCGCGAGGCGCTCGGCTGGGAGGCGCCCGCCTTCACCGTGCCCGAGGACATCCTGGCCGACTGGCGCGCCATCGGCGCCCGCGGCCGGGCCGAGCGCGAGGCCTGGGCGGCCCGCGTCGATGCGGCCGAGAACCGCGACGAGTTCGCCCGCCGCATCTCGGGCGGCGTCAGCGACCGGCTGGCGCCCACCATCGCGGCGCTCAAGGAACAGGCGCTGGCCAGCAAGCCCAAGGTCGCGACCCGCAAGGCCAGCGAGATGGTGCTGGAGGTGGTGAACCCCGAACTGCCCGAGACGCTGGGCGGCTCGGCCGACCTGACCGGCTCGAACAACACCAAGACCAAGGATCTGGGCGTCTTCACGCCGGAAAACCGCCAGGGCCGTTACATCCACTACGGCATCCGCGAACATGGCATGGCGGCGGCGATGAACGGCATCTGGCTGCATGGCGGCCTGCGCCCCTATGGCGGCACCTTCATGTGCTTCACCGATTACGCGCGCGGCGCCATGCGGCTTTCGGCGCTGATGGGCCTGCCGGTGACCTATGTCATGACCCATGACAGCATCGGCCTGGGCGAGGACGGCCCGACCCACCAGCCGGTCGAGCATCTGGCGATCTGCCGCGCCACGCCCAACACGCTGACCCTGCGCCCCTGCGACCTGATCGAGACCGCCGAGGCGTGGGAAATCGCGCTGTCGAGCGAATCGACGCCGACGGTCATGGCGCTGTCGCGCCAGAACCTGCCGCTGCTGCGCGAGGATGCGGGCGCCGAGAACCTCTCGGCCAGGGGCGCCTATGTTCTGCGCGAGGCCTCGGCCGCGCCCAGGGTGATCCTGATGGCCTCGGGCTCCGAGGTCGAGATCGCGGTGACCGCCCGCGAGACGCTCGAGGCCGAAGGCGTGCCGACCCGCGTCGTCTCGGTGCCGTCGATGGAACTCTTCCGCGACCAGGAGGCCGAATACCGCCGGCAGATCCTGCCCGCCGGCACGGTGCGCGTCGCCATCGAGGCCGCCGTGCGCCAGCCCTGGGACTGGCTGCTGCTGGGCGAGCGCGGCCGCGAAGAAGCCTCCGGCTTCATCGGCATGACCGGCTTCGGCGCCTCGGCCCCGGCACCCACGCTTTACAAGGAGTTCGGCATCACCGCCGAGGCGACCGTCGCCGAGGCCCGCCGCCTGCTCGGCTAA
- the accC gene encoding acetyl-CoA carboxylase biotin carboxylase subunit, whose amino-acid sequence MFDKILIANRGEIALRVIRACREMGVASVAVHSTADADAMHVRMADESVCIGPPPSTDSYLSQPAIISACEITGAQAVHPGYGFLSENAAFVQMVEDHGITFIGPSAEHIRIMGDKITAKETAKSLGIPVVPGSDGGVADVAAAKRVAAQIGYPVIIKATAGGGGRGMKVAQDEAALETAFRTARAEAKAAFGNDEVYIEKYLQRPRHIEVQVFGDGRGRAVHLGERDCSLQRRHQKVFEEAPGPVITAEQRARIGGICANAMAKIGYRGAGTIEFLFEEGEFYFIEMNTRLQVEHPVTEAIFGVDLVRQQILVAAGEEMEFRQEDLQIRGHAIEVRINAEKLPNFTPSPGTISQYHAPGGLGVRMDSAIYDGYRIPPYYDSLIGKLIVHGRDRPEALARLNRALGELIVDGIDTTVPLFRALIENPDIQRGDYSIHWLERWLAEMAVSA is encoded by the coding sequence ATGTTCGACAAGATCCTGATCGCCAACCGCGGCGAGATCGCGCTGCGCGTGATCCGCGCCTGCCGCGAAATGGGCGTCGCCTCGGTCGCCGTGCATTCCACCGCCGATGCCGATGCGATGCATGTGCGCATGGCCGACGAATCCGTCTGCATCGGCCCGCCGCCCTCGACCGACAGCTACCTGTCGCAGCCTGCCATCATCTCGGCCTGCGAGATCACCGGCGCGCAGGCGGTGCATCCCGGCTATGGCTTCCTGTCGGAAAACGCCGCCTTCGTGCAGATGGTCGAGGATCACGGCATCACCTTCATCGGCCCCTCGGCCGAGCATATCCGCATCATGGGCGACAAGATCACCGCCAAGGAGACGGCGAAGTCGCTGGGCATCCCGGTGGTGCCCGGTTCGGACGGCGGCGTGGCGGACGTGGCCGCGGCCAAGCGGGTGGCGGCGCAGATCGGCTATCCGGTCATCATCAAGGCCACCGCCGGCGGTGGCGGGCGCGGCATGAAGGTCGCCCAGGACGAGGCCGCGCTGGAGACCGCCTTCCGCACCGCCCGTGCCGAGGCCAAGGCGGCCTTCGGCAATGACGAGGTCTATATCGAGAAATACCTGCAACGGCCGCGCCATATCGAGGTGCAGGTCTTTGGCGACGGCCGCGGCCGCGCCGTTCACCTGGGCGAGCGCGACTGTTCGCTGCAACGCCGCCACCAGAAGGTGTTCGAGGAAGCGCCCGGCCCGGTCATCACCGCCGAGCAGCGCGCCCGCATCGGCGGCATCTGCGCCAATGCCATGGCCAAGATCGGCTATCGCGGCGCCGGCACCATCGAGTTTCTGTTCGAGGAGGGCGAGTTCTATTTCATCGAGATGAACACCCGCCTGCAGGTCGAGCATCCGGTGACCGAGGCGATCTTCGGCGTCGATCTGGTGCGCCAGCAGATCCTAGTCGCCGCCGGCGAGGAGATGGAGTTCCGCCAGGAAGACCTGCAGATCCGCGGCCATGCCATCGAGGTGCGGATCAATGCCGAAAAGCTGCCGAACTTCACCCCCTCGCCCGGCACCATCTCGCAATATCACGCGCCGGGGGGGCTGGGCGTACGGATGGATTCGGCGATCTATGACGGCTACCGCATCCCGCCCTATTACGACAGCCTGATCGGCAAGCTGATCGTGCATGGCCGCGACCGCCCCGAGGCGCTGGCGCGGCTGAACCGCGCCCTGGGCGAGCTGATCGTGGACGGGATCGACACCACCGTGCCGCTGTTCCGGGCGCTGATCGAAAATCCCGACATCCAGCGCGGCGATTACTCGATCCACTGGCTGGAACGCTGGCTGGCCGAGATGGCCGTCAGCGCCTGA
- the aat gene encoding leucyl/phenylalanyl-tRNA--protein transferase — MSGGGLTAERMLAAYAQGVFPMAQSASDPQLYWFEPGLRGILPVGGVHVSRSMRRVLRHCGWHATLDRDFTGVVQGCADRAETWINAPLMALYRDLFRMGHAHSLEVRAGNELIGGMFGLTLGGAFFAESMFSRRSNASKAALIWMSSHLARCGFVLWDTQYPNPHLASMGGQAIPRAEYRRRLAAALGVRADFAGCALPGAQALLQEITQTS; from the coding sequence ATGAGCGGTGGGGGCCTGACAGCCGAACGGATGCTGGCCGCCTATGCCCAGGGGGTGTTTCCGATGGCGCAGTCCGCCTCGGACCCCCAGCTTTACTGGTTCGAGCCGGGGCTGCGCGGCATCCTGCCGGTGGGCGGGGTGCATGTCTCGCGCTCGATGCGGCGCGTGCTGCGCCATTGCGGCTGGCATGCGACCCTGGACCGCGATTTCACCGGTGTGGTCCAGGGCTGCGCCGATCGCGCGGAAACCTGGATCAACGCGCCGCTCATGGCGCTTTACCGCGATCTGTTCCGCATGGGCCACGCGCATTCGCTGGAGGTCCGGGCCGGCAACGAGCTGATCGGCGGCATGTTCGGTCTGACGCTGGGCGGGGCGTTCTTTGCCGAAAGCATGTTCTCGCGCCGCAGCAATGCCTCCAAGGCGGCGCTGATCTGGATGTCATCGCACCTGGCGCGCTGCGGCTTCGTGCTGTGGGACACCCAATATCCGAACCCGCATCTCGCCTCGATGGGCGGCCAGGCCATTCCCCGCGCGGAATACCGCCGCCGGCTTGCCGCCGCGCTCGGGGTTCGCGCCGATTTTGCCGGCTGTGCCCTGCCCGGCGCTCAGGCCCTGTTGCAGGAAATCACCCAGACGTCATAG
- a CDS encoding DMT family transporter, producing MTPPEPSPGALPPILAPAGDPGRATQLHGILLLLLAIFLFTLMDATGKHLSTLYHPVQVVWVRFVTNLAIVAVIFAPRLRHALATRRPVVQFFRGVTQFGSGLLFFSALQFIGLAEATAIMDLNPVLITLGAAVFLGESIGIRRILGILAAFCGAMLIIRPGAGVFHPAALLALAAAFTYAAGAILTRVARSDSTATSILWSALVGTVLSSLAVPFVWRPVGDLWAFLLLGGLGTAAQALLIRAFSLAEAAAIAPFGYTGLVWAGLWGWLIWGTLPDRWTLIGALIIVAAGLYVWMREARAMNRAAGTGPQ from the coding sequence ATGACACCGCCCGAACCCAGCCCCGGCGCCCTGCCGCCGATCCTCGCCCCCGCCGGCGATCCGGGCCGCGCCACGCAATTGCACGGCATCCTGCTCTTGCTGCTGGCGATCTTCCTGTTCACGCTGATGGATGCCACCGGCAAGCATCTCTCGACGCTCTACCACCCGGTGCAGGTGGTCTGGGTGCGCTTCGTCACCAACCTGGCCATCGTCGCGGTCATCTTCGCGCCGCGGCTGCGCCATGCCCTCGCCACCCGGCGCCCGGTGGTGCAGTTCTTCCGCGGCGTGACGCAATTCGGCTCGGGCCTGCTGTTCTTCAGCGCGCTGCAATTCATCGGCCTGGCCGAGGCGACCGCGATCATGGACCTCAACCCGGTGCTGATCACGCTGGGCGCGGCCGTCTTTTTGGGCGAATCCATCGGCATCCGCCGCATCCTCGGCATCCTCGCCGCCTTCTGCGGCGCCATGCTCATCATCCGCCCCGGCGCCGGCGTCTTCCATCCCGCCGCTCTGCTGGCGCTCGCCGCGGCCTTTACCTATGCCGCCGGCGCCATCCTGACCCGCGTGGCGAGAAGCGATTCCACCGCGACCTCGATCCTGTGGTCGGCGCTGGTCGGCACGGTCCTCTCCTCGCTTGCCGTGCCCTTCGTCTGGCGGCCGGTCGGCGATCTCTGGGCCTTCCTGCTGCTCGGCGGGCTCGGCACAGCGGCGCAGGCGCTGCTGATCCGTGCATTCTCGCTGGCCGAGGCGGCGGCCATCGCCCCCTTCGGCTATACCGGGCTGGTCTGGGCCGGGCTCTGGGGTTGGCTCATCTGGGGCACCCTGCCGGACCGCTGGACCCTCATCGGCGCGTTGATCATCGTGGCTGCGGGCCTATATGTCTGGATGCGCGAGGCTCGCGCGATGAACCGGGCCGCCGGAACGGGGCCGCAATGA
- a CDS encoding lysophospholipid acyltransferase family protein has translation MTETDTETQEPAPLRDRIANGAFLAVMGLARILPYRRRVPAMGWFFAHLLGPLAGWRQRIRTNLAMARPDLPAAEIRRLTRAVPENAGRSLAEIYSGAEFTDRIHAADPLTGPGLPALEQAAQAGRPVILAVAHFGNYDAMRAALAGRGWPVGALYRPMNNEAFNRHYIPAMRAIAEPMFPRGRAGLAAMLRFLKGGGWLSLGFDQFDDHGAELRFFGLPTRTVLTPAELALRYDALILPIAGVRQPDGLSFRVEVGAPIPHSDAPTMMQALNDDLERLVRDHMEQWFWVHRRWKRRG, from the coding sequence ATGACCGAGACCGACACCGAGACCCAGGAACCCGCCCCGCTGCGCGACCGCATCGCCAATGGCGCCTTCCTGGCTGTCATGGGGCTGGCGCGTATCCTGCCCTATCGGCGGCGGGTGCCGGCGATGGGCTGGTTCTTCGCCCATCTGCTCGGACCCCTGGCCGGCTGGCGCCAGCGCATCCGCACCAATCTGGCCATGGCGCGCCCGGACCTGCCCGCGGCCGAGATCCGCCGCCTGACCCGCGCGGTGCCCGAGAATGCCGGCCGCTCACTGGCCGAGATCTATTCCGGGGCCGAGTTCACCGACCGCATCCATGCCGCGGACCCGCTGACCGGCCCGGGCCTGCCGGCGCTGGAACAGGCGGCGCAGGCGGGTCGGCCGGTGATCCTGGCCGTGGCGCATTTCGGCAATTACGACGCGATGCGCGCCGCGCTCGCGGGGCGCGGCTGGCCGGTCGGCGCGCTCTACCGGCCGATGAACAACGAGGCGTTCAACCGCCATTACATCCCCGCCATGCGCGCCATCGCCGAACCGATGTTCCCGCGCGGCCGCGCCGGGCTTGCGGCCATGCTGCGCTTTCTCAAGGGCGGCGGCTGGCTGTCCCTGGGCTTCGACCAGTTCGACGACCACGGCGCCGAACTGCGCTTCTTCGGCCTGCCGACCAGGACGGTGCTGACCCCGGCGGAACTGGCGCTGCGCTATGACGCGCTGATCCTGCCCATCGCCGGGGTGCGCCAGCCCGACGGGCTGAGCTTTCGCGTCGAGGTCGGCGCGCCCATCCCCCACAGCGACGCCCCGACCATGATGCAGGCGCTGAACGACGATCTGGAGCGGCTGGTCCGCGACCATATGGAGCAGTGGTTCTGGGTGCATCGGCGCTGGAAACGCAGGGGCTAG